A region from the Aquimarina sp. ERC-38 genome encodes:
- a CDS encoding TldD/PmbA family protein: protein MKRRNFIQYAGMGAGALLVPSMLLGKDISAEALLYPGMDTVLKKQMADIALNTAKSLGATYADARIGRYLNQYVFTREDKVQNVVNTESFGIGIRVIANGTWGFASTNSVTPGGIKKATEQAVAIAKANSKIQKEPVVLAPVQSHGEVSWKTPIKKDFKEVPVSEKVELLLSANDAALKNGADYVNSALFMVNEQKYFASTDGSYIDQDVHRIWPTFTVTAIDKATGTFKSREAMSAPVGMGYEYMEGLDSEKIKSPAGFNLYRNSYDMVEDATVAAKQAKERLTAKSVEPGKYDLVLEPNHLGLTIHESVGHPLELDRVLGYEANYAGTSFATLDKWKSKDFKYGSEIVNLVADKTQQGSLGAVGYDDEGVKTKKWDLVRGGILTNYQAIRDQVHMINQNESHGCCYSQSWNDVQFQRMPNVSLEPGKDPYSVEDMIKDVKKGIYIAGRGSFSIDQQRYNFQFGGTVFYEIKDGKIVGMLDDVAYQSNTQEFWNSCAKICDKDDYRLFGSFFDGKGQPPQVSAVSHGSSTTRFNGVNVINTGRKI from the coding sequence ATGAAGAGAAGAAACTTTATTCAATACGCCGGAATGGGTGCAGGGGCGTTACTAGTGCCTTCGATGCTTTTAGGGAAAGATATTTCTGCAGAAGCGTTGCTCTACCCGGGTATGGACACCGTACTGAAAAAACAAATGGCTGATATTGCCTTAAATACCGCAAAATCCTTAGGTGCTACTTATGCCGATGCCCGTATCGGCAGGTATCTTAATCAATATGTATTCACCCGCGAGGATAAAGTTCAGAATGTGGTGAATACAGAGTCTTTTGGGATTGGAATTCGGGTGATTGCAAATGGTACCTGGGGATTTGCTTCTACTAACAGTGTCACTCCCGGTGGGATTAAAAAAGCAACTGAACAGGCAGTAGCTATCGCTAAAGCTAATTCAAAAATTCAGAAAGAGCCGGTTGTATTAGCACCGGTACAATCTCATGGTGAAGTCTCCTGGAAAACCCCTATAAAAAAAGATTTTAAGGAAGTACCGGTCTCAGAAAAAGTAGAACTACTGCTATCAGCAAATGATGCTGCTTTAAAGAATGGAGCTGATTATGTAAATTCCGCATTGTTTATGGTCAATGAACAAAAATACTTTGCTTCTACGGACGGTTCCTATATTGATCAGGATGTACATAGAATTTGGCCCACCTTTACCGTTACTGCCATTGACAAAGCTACTGGTACTTTTAAGTCCAGGGAAGCTATGAGTGCCCCTGTAGGTATGGGATATGAATATATGGAAGGATTAGATAGCGAAAAGATTAAAAGTCCGGCAGGTTTTAATTTATACCGAAATAGCTATGATATGGTAGAAGATGCTACCGTAGCTGCTAAACAAGCCAAAGAGAGATTAACTGCAAAATCCGTAGAACCTGGTAAATACGATTTGGTTTTAGAACCTAATCATTTAGGATTAACCATTCACGAATCCGTGGGACATCCTCTGGAACTTGACCGGGTATTAGGTTATGAAGCAAATTATGCCGGAACAAGCTTTGCCACCCTGGATAAATGGAAATCTAAAGATTTTAAATACGGAAGCGAAATTGTAAACCTGGTCGCAGATAAAACGCAACAAGGATCCTTAGGGGCTGTAGGATATGATGATGAGGGAGTAAAAACTAAAAAATGGGATTTAGTCCGTGGTGGAATTTTAACAAATTACCAGGCCATTCGGGATCAGGTTCATATGATCAACCAAAATGAATCGCACGGTTGCTGTTATTCTCAAAGCTGGAATGACGTACAGTTTCAAAGAATGCCTAATGTATCTCTGGAACCTGGTAAGGACCCATACTCTGTAGAAGATATGATTAAAGATGTAAAGAAAGGAATTTACATAGCAGGAAGAGGTTCTTTTTCTATTGATCAGCAACGCTATAACTTTCAGTTTGGAGGTACGGTATTTTACGAAATTAAAGATGGTAAGATAGTAGGTATGTTGGATGATGTTGCTTACCAATCCAATACGCAGGAATTCTGGAACTCTTGTGCAAAAATTTGTGATAAAGATGATTATCGATTATTTGGGTCTTTCTTTGACGGTAAAGGACAACCCCCCCAGGTGAGCGCTGTTTCTCATGGTAGTTCAACCACGCGATTTAATGGTGTTAATGTTATTAATACCGGAAGAAAAATTTAA
- a CDS encoding TonB-dependent receptor, with the protein MNTIKLITFLLFLTASSISFAQVSVKGTVVDSQNTPMPGVSIMLKNAEKTFGRLTDESGQFEINAPSGTYNIEIRYLGFQPYKKNLDLNDKPLFDLGTIQLNEGTEQLQSVEVVGRARTDYNSDYSFSSTKVAIKNRELPQAVSTITKELMNDRQAFQIADAIKTSSSVTHTGNYNHFNIRGIIQAEDGQLINGLRTRQYYFLQPITSHIERAEVIKGPSSVSFSSVDPGGSVNLVTKKPLKESRNEVSATAGSFGTLRATADFTGPLNESGSLLYRLNAAVQEARSFRNLVQNNQFLITPSITFLPNSTTALNVEMIYSNGVGNLDRGQPLFGAINGEFDLNSTDIETNVAAANDFYASKEFMVISNFSKKITDNIGFNASYMKQTWEEDLAEHRVAGSAAVDINGNSIPTLAELRYTERQQFWVTDNYGAFINFDLENEKITNKLLVGYDGSRWERTIGGASNGARRYLRLDGTATGFDPAEAALFETIEIDGVLAPRPNVAHFNLADPNNTARETSNYRISEFAIPANLTTSNGIYIQNQFKIGRFSALLNLRYDWYEDIFDYESDDEQSFKNEAFIPRIGLTYKATDAVSVYGSYVQGFQPQSNTVTLSPFTGDFFFAASPASFDPLESNNIEFGAKGEFFGGRLATSASIYQITQKNLLLQDPNDESVLTERGEQRSRGFEWDLNGHVLPNLQLSASYAYIDAEIVEDDDPALVGERIGGAPEHSANLWGRYDFTSGALRNMGVGLGMEYRGERFSWFGDRLLLPAYTVFDAALYYRPTGIDMQIALKFNNLLDETYWNGALNASRVFPGAPRNILLTTTYKF; encoded by the coding sequence ATGAACACAATTAAATTAATAACTTTCTTATTATTCCTAACAGCCAGCAGTATTTCTTTTGCGCAAGTAAGCGTTAAAGGAACTGTGGTTGACTCCCAAAATACCCCAATGCCAGGAGTCTCAATTATGTTAAAGAATGCTGAAAAAACCTTTGGCAGACTTACGGACGAGTCCGGGCAATTTGAGATTAACGCACCTTCCGGAACATATAATATCGAAATCCGCTACTTAGGGTTTCAACCCTATAAAAAAAATTTGGATTTAAATGATAAACCCTTATTTGACCTGGGAACCATTCAGTTGAATGAAGGTACCGAACAATTACAAAGCGTAGAAGTAGTAGGTCGAGCCCGGACGGATTATAATAGTGATTACTCCTTTTCGTCTACTAAAGTGGCTATAAAAAACCGGGAATTACCACAAGCAGTATCTACGATTACTAAAGAATTAATGAATGACCGACAAGCCTTTCAGATTGCAGATGCTATAAAAACTTCTAGTAGTGTGACCCACACCGGGAACTATAACCACTTTAATATCAGGGGGATTATCCAGGCAGAAGACGGACAATTGATTAACGGTCTGAGAACACGACAATATTATTTTTTACAGCCCATTACTTCTCATATTGAAAGAGCAGAAGTCATTAAAGGACCATCCTCGGTTTCCTTTTCAAGTGTAGACCCGGGGGGATCGGTAAATTTAGTAACTAAAAAACCCTTAAAAGAATCAAGAAATGAAGTAAGTGCTACAGCCGGAAGTTTTGGTACCCTTCGAGCTACCGCGGATTTTACCGGGCCGTTAAATGAGTCCGGCTCTCTACTATACCGCCTGAATGCGGCGGTTCAGGAAGCCCGGTCTTTCAGAAATCTGGTTCAAAACAATCAATTTTTAATCACACCTTCTATTACGTTTTTACCCAATAGTACGACCGCACTTAACGTAGAAATGATTTACAGTAATGGTGTAGGAAATTTGGATCGTGGTCAGCCACTTTTTGGGGCTATCAACGGAGAATTTGATTTGAATAGTACGGATATTGAAACCAACGTGGCAGCAGCAAATGACTTTTATGCTTCTAAAGAATTTATGGTCATCAGTAATTTTAGTAAGAAAATAACAGATAACATTGGGTTCAACGCCTCTTATATGAAGCAAACCTGGGAAGAAGACCTGGCTGAACACCGGGTAGCAGGTTCGGCTGCGGTAGATATTAATGGAAATAGCATCCCTACTCTAGCTGAATTGCGTTATACAGAACGACAACAATTTTGGGTGACTGATAATTACGGTGCTTTTATCAACTTTGACCTGGAGAATGAAAAAATTACTAATAAATTATTGGTAGGATATGACGGTAGCCGATGGGAACGTACTATTGGCGGAGCTTCCAACGGAGCAAGACGCTACTTAAGATTAGACGGTACTGCTACTGGATTTGATCCCGCAGAAGCAGCACTGTTTGAAACCATAGAAATTGATGGAGTACTTGCCCCCAGGCCGAATGTTGCTCATTTTAACTTGGCGGATCCTAATAATACGGCAAGAGAAACGTCAAATTACAGGATTTCAGAGTTTGCTATTCCGGCGAACCTTACTACCTCTAATGGCATTTACATTCAGAACCAATTTAAAATAGGCCGGTTTTCGGCTTTGCTAAACTTGCGTTACGACTGGTATGAAGATATATTTGATTATGAATCAGACGATGAACAATCCTTTAAAAACGAAGCTTTTATACCCAGGATAGGCTTGACCTATAAAGCTACGGATGCCGTAAGTGTCTATGGTTCGTATGTACAGGGATTTCAACCGCAGTCGAATACGGTGACCTTATCTCCATTTACAGGGGACTTTTTCTTTGCTGCTTCTCCGGCCAGTTTTGACCCTCTGGAAAGTAATAATATTGAATTCGGAGCAAAAGGTGAATTTTTCGGCGGAAGGTTAGCGACCAGTGCCTCCATATATCAAATCACCCAAAAAAACCTGTTATTACAGGACCCTAATGACGAATCCGTTTTAACCGAACGAGGGGAACAACGTAGTCGTGGTTTTGAATGGGATTTGAATGGTCACGTATTACCTAATCTGCAGTTAAGTGCTTCCTATGCCTACATCGATGCTGAAATTGTAGAAGATGATGACCCTGCTTTAGTCGGTGAACGTATCGGAGGAGCTCCGGAACATAGTGCGAATCTTTGGGGCAGGTATGATTTTACCAGTGGCGCACTACGGAATATGGGAGTGGGATTAGGTATGGAATATCGCGGAGAACGTTTTTCATGGTTTGGAGACCGTTTACTACTACCAGCCTATACTGTATTTGATGCTGCACTATATTATCGTCCAACGGGAATTGATATGCAGATTGCCTTAAAGTTTAATAATTTATTAGACGAAACCTATTGGAACGGTGCCTTAAATGCCTCTCGGGTTTTTCCGGGAGCACCTAGAAATATACTCTTGACTACAACCTATAAATTTTAA
- a CDS encoding DUF5829 family protein codes for MIVRITVITLFIISLISCQNKNQKEYDPSFIDRRKLDSMLTSDVSKILLDHLYIVVDSATYQSLTKNKQWRKTYAAMDMGLPDFAPPKENATSCYLRGHKHYIEILGPNNSYNEPVGKSGIGFSLENEGEHFHLGVKPKLRVEQDAFLYATETVKMPLVNDEPTWFKAFYTPSPGTSLHTWYGFYNPGFLDHLHKEQHTSYTREKFLENTYKDHKLFNGIQTIQLTCTPTDFQRIANELAYLKCELIQREQNVYTIKSGDIHLVIEYSDQVEYSRISKITCDLNKKDNSVNHLGNLTITNQDKVSVWDFDQIHQNQIIEQ; via the coding sequence ATGATAGTTCGTATTACGGTTATTACCTTATTTATAATATCTCTTATTTCCTGCCAAAATAAAAATCAAAAAGAGTACGACCCTTCCTTTATTGACCGAAGAAAATTAGATTCGATGCTGACAAGTGATGTTTCCAAAATTTTATTAGATCATTTGTACATCGTGGTGGATAGTGCTACTTATCAAAGTTTAACCAAAAATAAACAGTGGAGAAAGACCTATGCCGCCATGGATATGGGACTACCTGACTTTGCCCCTCCCAAGGAGAACGCTACTTCCTGTTATCTAAGAGGACATAAACATTATATTGAAATCTTAGGGCCAAACAATAGCTACAACGAACCTGTAGGGAAAAGCGGTATCGGCTTTTCGCTAGAAAATGAGGGAGAACACTTTCACCTGGGGGTTAAACCAAAATTAAGGGTAGAACAAGATGCCTTTCTATATGCTACTGAAACGGTAAAAATGCCCCTTGTAAATGATGAACCAACCTGGTTTAAGGCATTTTACACCCCGAGTCCGGGTACCTCTTTACACACCTGGTATGGTTTTTACAATCCTGGTTTTTTAGATCACCTACATAAAGAGCAACACACTTCATATACCAGAGAAAAGTTTCTGGAAAACACGTATAAAGATCACAAATTATTTAATGGTATTCAGACTATTCAGCTGACTTGTACTCCTACTGATTTTCAACGCATTGCAAATGAATTAGCCTATTTAAAATGCGAATTAATTCAAAGAGAACAGAATGTATATACCATTAAAAGCGGGGATATCCATTTAGTCATTGAATACTCTGATCAGGTGGAATACAGCAGAATTAGTAAAATCACCTGTGACTTAAATAAAAAAGACAATAGTGTTAACCATCTAGGAAATCTCACGATTACTAATCAGGATAAAGTATCTGTCTGGGACTTTGATCAGATACATCAAAATCAAATCATCGAACAGTAA
- a CDS encoding DUF3526 domain-containing protein, translating to MKKYTLFLLQCIRSKEVRISLLLITVLGIISIFIGNKHLERQQQAIVEVSSYQKKHFDRQVALHQDDLGLLLYYTKFSYINSLDPLAGVSIGQADVNPTVKQITIKTFEAQRFDTDLVNPMNLQSGNLDLSFVIIYLFPLLAIVLTFNVVSEETETGTWSLLAIQAKSKLGFIISKLAVRFLLLTLILVLLFSIAKFTLDIPFTANFLAMIALAIFYLVFWFVLSFFVIIFKKSSGFNALLLLSVWLVLIILIPAGINSYVSAKYPIPEALSTAIAQRDGYHVKWDTDKATTIEKFYQHYPQFKEYGYPTEGFNWLWYYAMQQMGDDDSKKERDALNEKIKLREQASRNLAKLVPNMYLQLMFNQLAGTGISQQLDYLEATRQFHEKLRLFFYPKIFESKSADVIDWNQFTPEYYNPTSKISPWQSSIPVLIASVFIVLFAIPRIKKL from the coding sequence ATGAAAAAATATACCTTATTTTTACTGCAATGCATTCGGTCAAAAGAAGTCCGGATCAGTTTGCTACTTATCACCGTATTAGGTATCATTTCGATTTTTATCGGAAACAAACACCTGGAACGGCAACAACAAGCAATCGTCGAGGTGAGTTCTTACCAAAAAAAACATTTTGATCGGCAGGTAGCCTTACATCAAGATGATCTGGGGTTGCTGTTGTATTACACAAAATTTAGTTATATCAATTCATTAGACCCGTTAGCCGGGGTATCGATTGGTCAGGCAGATGTGAACCCAACGGTAAAACAAATCACCATAAAAACCTTTGAAGCCCAAAGGTTTGATACGGATTTAGTCAATCCTATGAATTTACAATCCGGGAACCTTGATCTTTCTTTTGTAATCATCTATTTATTTCCGTTGTTAGCCATAGTCCTAACGTTTAACGTAGTTTCTGAAGAAACGGAAACCGGTACCTGGTCGTTATTGGCTATTCAGGCAAAATCCAAACTTGGTTTTATCATTTCTAAACTTGCTGTTCGGTTTTTGTTATTAACCTTAATACTTGTACTGCTCTTTAGTATCGCAAAGTTTACTCTGGACATTCCTTTTACCGCTAATTTTTTAGCAATGATAGCTCTGGCTATTTTTTACCTTGTTTTTTGGTTTGTACTTTCCTTTTTTGTCATAATTTTTAAGAAGTCTTCCGGGTTTAATGCCTTACTTCTTTTATCTGTATGGTTGGTCTTAATTATACTGATACCTGCTGGTATTAATAGTTATGTATCAGCAAAATACCCAATCCCCGAAGCACTGAGTACTGCCATAGCACAACGGGATGGATATCATGTAAAGTGGGATACGGACAAGGCAACAACCATAGAAAAGTTTTATCAACATTATCCGCAATTTAAAGAATACGGGTACCCTACCGAAGGATTTAACTGGTTATGGTATTATGCCATGCAACAAATGGGCGACGATGATTCAAAAAAAGAACGGGATGCGCTAAACGAAAAAATAAAGTTAAGAGAACAGGCAAGCCGAAATCTGGCAAAGCTGGTTCCCAATATGTACCTACAGCTGATGTTTAATCAATTGGCCGGAACCGGTATTAGCCAACAACTAGATTACCTGGAGGCAACCCGTCAATTTCATGAAAAACTACGCTTGTTTTTCTATCCCAAAATATTCGAAAGTAAATCAGCTGATGTGATAGATTGGAACCAATTTACTCCTGAATATTATAACCCTACATCAAAAATAAGTCCATGGCAAAGTAGCATTCCGGTACTAATCGCATCGGTATTTATCGTACTATTTGCAATTCCAAGAATTAAAAAATTGTAA
- a CDS encoding glycosyltransferase family 4 protein yields the protein MRVAVLSPIAWRTPPTEYGPWEQVASNITEGLVKRGFEVTLFASGNSITSAKLESVCELPYEEDRTNDPKVLECLHISHLMEQADKYDIIHNHFDFLPLSYSGLIKTPMITTIHGFSSPKIIPVYKKYNSTSAYISISNADRHEELTYLDTIYHGVDPEQFTLVTHKKDYLLYFGRIHPDKGTHRAIEIAKKSGFPLKIAGLIQDQSYFETQVQPHIDDTHVTYLGNVGPVIRDTLLGEAKALLHPISFEEPFGLSVLETMMCGTPVIAFARGSMPELIKENVSGFVVHTISEAVDAVKKLNKINPVKCRAYAVQKFSLDQMITSYIAAYQKVLG from the coding sequence ATGAGAGTAGCAGTGTTATCACCTATTGCCTGGAGAACCCCTCCTACAGAGTATGGTCCCTGGGAGCAGGTAGCTTCCAATATCACGGAAGGTTTGGTTAAAAGGGGTTTTGAGGTGACACTTTTTGCCAGTGGTAATTCAATTACTTCTGCCAAGTTGGAATCGGTTTGCGAATTACCTTATGAGGAAGATCGTACGAATGATCCTAAAGTGTTGGAATGCTTGCATATTAGTCATCTCATGGAACAGGCTGATAAGTATGATATTATTCATAACCATTTTGATTTTCTACCACTATCGTATTCAGGGTTGATAAAAACACCTATGATAACGACCATTCACGGCTTTTCTTCTCCCAAGATCATTCCGGTTTATAAAAAATATAATAGTACCTCTGCTTATATTTCCATATCAAATGCGGATAGGCATGAAGAACTTACTTATTTGGATACTATTTATCATGGCGTAGATCCGGAGCAGTTTACGCTTGTTACTCATAAAAAGGATTACCTGCTTTATTTTGGAAGGATTCATCCTGATAAAGGAACACATCGAGCTATCGAAATTGCTAAAAAGTCAGGGTTCCCTTTAAAAATTGCCGGATTGATACAAGATCAGTCTTATTTTGAAACGCAGGTACAACCTCATATAGATGATACCCATGTCACATATCTGGGCAATGTAGGTCCGGTAATTCGTGATACTTTGCTGGGCGAAGCAAAAGCGCTTTTACATCCTATCTCTTTTGAAGAACCTTTTGGCCTTAGCGTATTAGAAACCATGATGTGCGGTACCCCGGTCATTGCCTTTGCCAGAGGGAGTATGCCCGAACTTATTAAAGAAAATGTTTCCGGTTTTGTAGTACATACCATTTCTGAAGCGGTTGATGCGGTTAAAAAATTAAATAAGATCAATCCTGTAAAATGTAGGGCATATGCTGTTCAGAAATTTAGCCTGGATCAAATGATTACTTCTTATATCGCTGCTTATCAAAAAGTCCTTGGTTGA
- a CDS encoding ABC transporter ATP-binding protein — translation MLEARDLTKTYGNHHALRQLNLSVDKGEIFCLLGQNGAGKTTTLNLFLGLIAPTSGEAVINGITVKPNSNKTTKMIAYIPEVVQLYGNLSGIENLDFFSRLAGFTYSNKDLSDFLIKAGLQKSAHQNKISSYSKGMRQKVGIAIALSKNAEYIIMDEPISGLDPKATQEFTKICKELSAEGKAIIMATHDIFNAVNVGTKIGIMKEGKLVHTSDTGTINATELQDLYLKTI, via the coding sequence ATGCTCGAAGCTAGAGACCTCACAAAAACCTATGGTAACCACCATGCACTTAGGCAACTTAACCTATCAGTGGACAAAGGAGAAATTTTTTGTTTACTAGGTCAAAATGGCGCCGGTAAAACGACCACCCTTAATTTATTTTTAGGATTGATTGCCCCTACCAGTGGAGAAGCGGTCATTAATGGAATTACCGTAAAACCAAATAGTAATAAAACTACCAAAATGATCGCGTATATCCCGGAAGTAGTGCAGTTATACGGTAACCTTTCGGGTATCGAAAATCTTGATTTCTTTAGCAGATTGGCTGGATTTACCTATTCAAATAAGGATTTATCTGATTTTTTAATAAAAGCAGGCTTACAAAAGAGCGCACATCAAAATAAAATTTCCTCCTACTCTAAAGGAATGCGGCAAAAGGTAGGGATCGCAATTGCCTTATCAAAAAATGCCGAATATATTATTATGGATGAACCTATCTCCGGCCTGGACCCTAAAGCAACTCAGGAATTTACTAAAATCTGTAAAGAATTAAGTGCGGAAGGTAAAGCCATCATCATGGCGACACATGACATTTTTAATGCGGTAAATGTGGGAACTAAAATTGGGATTATGAAGGAAGGAAAACTAGTCCATACTTCAGATACCGGAACTATTAACGCAACAGAATTACAAGACTTATACTTAAAAACCATCTAA
- a CDS encoding ABC transporter permease, whose translation MKWYVIRLFALNFWRNATTPKSFYILYAIFIVLTGYATVSGVQNHLTQNKIRQEHQIKARKSWEANPDKHPHRMSHFGTFAFRTHPPLAMFDYGLESFTGNAVFLEAHQQNSVNFSEATFSTGSLRFGELSLALLLQLVLPLLLFFIGFSSVATDRQNGTLKILLAQGARWKELLFGKSLGLLAIALSFFLPVLILLTVALIAFGDPTMIDHLWLRFILIGLGYLIFLVIISVLTIVVSASSNNPKNALLRLLGIWLLLLILLPKSAQALGNYWFPTPSKIAFQSTIEEQVIAEGDSHDPDDPHYQHLKDSVLKVHQVKDVTDLPFNYAGFVMREGEKITTDLYHKNYAKLINIYEKQNNVTRFTSFINPFTAIKLASMSLAGTDFSAYLDFQDKADTYRYELAQTMNELQMDYISPKKESGSEGKKHVIDHKHWEEFQDFKHQPMAFGKSLSIAFPAILSLLLWTVIVLILLVVTSKRAKAI comes from the coding sequence ATGAAATGGTATGTGATTCGTTTATTCGCCCTGAACTTCTGGCGTAATGCCACCACTCCAAAGTCTTTTTATATACTGTATGCGATCTTTATAGTACTTACAGGCTATGCGACTGTGAGTGGCGTGCAAAACCATCTTACGCAAAACAAAATTCGGCAGGAACATCAAATAAAAGCCCGGAAAAGCTGGGAAGCAAATCCCGATAAACATCCTCACAGAATGTCCCATTTCGGGACCTTTGCCTTTCGTACACACCCTCCCCTGGCCATGTTTGATTATGGGTTGGAGAGTTTTACCGGGAATGCGGTGTTTTTAGAAGCCCATCAGCAAAACAGCGTTAATTTTTCTGAAGCTACTTTTTCTACTGGCAGTTTACGGTTTGGAGAATTAAGCTTGGCATTACTGTTACAATTGGTGCTACCTTTGCTCTTGTTTTTTATAGGATTTTCAAGCGTAGCAACAGATAGGCAAAACGGTACCTTAAAAATCCTACTGGCTCAGGGAGCAAGGTGGAAAGAACTTTTATTCGGTAAATCCTTAGGGCTACTGGCAATCGCTTTGTCTTTTTTTCTTCCTGTATTAATATTGCTGACCGTTGCACTTATAGCTTTTGGTGATCCGACCATGATTGATCACCTTTGGCTACGTTTTATATTGATTGGGTTAGGATATCTTATATTTTTGGTGATTATTTCCGTTTTAACAATTGTAGTTTCAGCTAGCAGTAACAATCCTAAAAATGCACTTTTACGCTTATTAGGCATCTGGTTACTGCTTTTAATATTATTGCCTAAATCTGCTCAGGCACTGGGGAATTACTGGTTTCCTACCCCTAGTAAGATAGCATTTCAATCTACTATTGAAGAACAAGTGATTGCAGAAGGTGATAGTCATGATCCTGATGACCCACATTATCAACATTTAAAAGATTCGGTTTTAAAAGTTCATCAAGTAAAAGATGTGACGGATTTACCCTTTAACTATGCAGGCTTTGTAATGCGTGAAGGAGAAAAAATAACGACGGATTTATATCATAAGAACTATGCAAAATTAATTAACATCTACGAAAAACAAAATAACGTAACCCGGTTTACTTCATTTATCAATCCGTTTACTGCTATCAAATTAGCATCCATGAGCCTGGCGGGAACTGATTTCTCCGCATATCTGGATTTTCAGGATAAAGCAGATACCTATCGTTATGAATTGGCGCAAACCATGAATGAACTACAGATGGATTATATCAGTCCAAAAAAAGAAAGTGGTTCCGAAGGAAAAAAGCACGTTATCGATCATAAACACTGGGAAGAATTTCAGGATTTTAAACACCAACCTATGGCATTTGGTAAATCCCTTTCCATAGCTTTTCCTGCAATCCTGTCCTTACTCTTATGGACGGTGATAGTGCTTATATTGTTAGTAGTTACTTCAAAAAGAGCAAAAGCAATATGA
- a CDS encoding TldD/PmbA family protein gives MAIYSKEEAKQIMEKALSFSSADACEINLSGSESGNIRYARNTVSTAGHNSNQTLVVQSNFGKKMGTATIDEFDDASLQKVVKRAEELAKLSPDNPEFMSIMEPQTYDTSVTFIEDTAKISPEYRAEVANKSIQPAAVKEVTAAGFFDDSSGFDAMMNSKGLFAYNKSTDCNFTVTMRTNDGTGSGWVSRDFNDVKKFNAEEASNIAIEKAIMSKNAKAIEPGKYTVILEPAASVGLLQNMGYSFSARRADEGRSFMSKEGGGTKLGEKIVDERVKIWSDPLNKEVPTSTWSGDGQALKKTSWIENGVVKNLAYSRYWADQKKVSPVPFPNNFIMAGGTASLDDLIKDTKKGILVTRMWYIRSVDPQTLLYTGLTRDGTFYIENGEIKYPIKNMRFNESPIIMLNNLETLGQQVRIDGNLVPYMKIRDFTFSSLSDAV, from the coding sequence ATGGCTATATATAGTAAAGAAGAAGCAAAGCAAATTATGGAGAAAGCTTTGAGCTTTTCATCAGCAGATGCTTGCGAAATAAATTTGAGTGGTAGTGAAAGTGGTAATATACGCTATGCTCGAAATACGGTTTCTACCGCAGGTCATAATTCAAATCAAACCCTGGTTGTCCAATCTAATTTTGGAAAAAAAATGGGAACGGCTACTATTGATGAATTTGATGATGCCTCCTTACAAAAAGTAGTAAAAAGAGCAGAAGAATTAGCTAAATTATCTCCGGATAACCCGGAATTTATGTCTATTATGGAACCTCAAACCTATGATACTTCGGTAACTTTTATTGAAGATACCGCTAAGATTTCACCGGAGTACAGAGCTGAAGTTGCAAATAAAAGCATTCAGCCTGCAGCGGTAAAAGAGGTAACGGCAGCCGGATTTTTTGACGATTCGTCAGGATTTGATGCCATGATGAACTCCAAAGGTTTATTTGCCTATAACAAATCTACGGATTGTAACTTTACCGTCACTATGCGAACTAATGATGGTACGGGTTCCGGTTGGGTTTCTCGAGATTTTAACGATGTTAAAAAATTCAATGCAGAAGAAGCTTCAAACATCGCTATTGAGAAAGCGATCATGTCAAAAAACGCCAAAGCTATTGAACCCGGAAAGTATACGGTAATATTAGAACCCGCGGCATCGGTGGGCTTACTTCAGAATATGGGCTATTCTTTTAGCGCCAGAAGAGCAGATGAAGGTCGAAGTTTTATGTCTAAAGAAGGTGGGGGTACCAAACTTGGAGAAAAAATTGTAGATGAACGAGTAAAAATATGGTCTGACCCACTTAATAAAGAAGTACCTACTAGTACCTGGAGCGGCGATGGGCAAGCCTTAAAAAAGACAAGTTGGATTGAAAACGGAGTGGTAAAAAATCTGGCATATAGCCGGTATTGGGCAGATCAGAAAAAAGTATCCCCAGTTCCATTTCCAAATAATTTTATCATGGCGGGTGGTACTGCTTCCTTAGATGATCTAATTAAAGATACTAAAAAAGGAATTTTGGTAACACGGATGTGGTATATTCGTAGTGTAGATCCGCAAACCCTGTTATATACCGGGTTGACCAGGGATGGTACTTTTTATATTGAAAACGGAGAAATTAAGTATCCAATCAAAAACATGCGCTTTAACGAGAGTCCGATTATCATGTTAAACAACTTAGAGACCTTAGGACAACAGGTACGTATTGACGGAAACCTGGTACCGTATATGAAAATTAGGGATTTTACTTTTAGTAGTTTATCTGATGCGGTTTAG